In Cinclus cinclus chromosome 13, bCinCin1.1, whole genome shotgun sequence, a genomic segment contains:
- the BCL2L10 gene encoding bcl-2-like protein 10: MPRSLKEETALLLEDYFQHRGGGAALPPSPTAAALRRAAAELERQERPFFRSCAPLARAEPREAAALLGRVAAQLEADGGLNWGRLLALVVFAGTLAAALAERGCGDGPRCLAAHLAAYLAEERGEWLEAHGGWDGFCRFFGRHGSEAAEQSSTIGNAIVAAAAGIGMAGLAFLLVR, encoded by the exons ATGCCGCGCTCGCTGAAGGAGGAGACGGcgctgctgctggaggattACTTCCAGCaccgcggcggcggcgccgcgctgccccccagccccacggcggccgcgctgcggcgggcggcggccgaGCTGGAGCGGCAGGAGCGGCCCTTCTTCCGCTCCTGCGCGCCGCTGGCGCGGGCCGAGCCGCGGGAGGCGGCCGCGCTGCTCGGAAGGGTGGCGGCGCAGCTGGAGGCCGACGGCGGCCTCAACTGGGGCCGGCTGCTGGCGCTCGTGGTGTTCGCCGGCACGCTGGCGGCCGCGCTGGCCGAGCGGGGCTGCGGCGACGGGCCGCGCTGCCTGGCCGCCCACCTGGCCGCATACCTGGCCGAGGAGCGCGGCGAGTGGCTGGAGGCGCACGGCGGATGG GATGGCTTCTGTCGCTTCTTCGGCAGGCACGGCTCGGAGgcggctgagcagagcagcaccatCGGCAATGCCATCGTGGCAGCGGCGGCGGGCATCGGCATGGCAGGACTGGCTTTTCTCTTGGTGCGGTAG